In Oncorhynchus masou masou isolate Uvic2021 chromosome 10, UVic_Omas_1.1, whole genome shotgun sequence, a single genomic region encodes these proteins:
- the LOC135547783 gene encoding uncharacterized protein LOC135547783 encodes MFSDFFTLVNDTGPSTSVESSGMAVQGTSHQGQSNEKIISECVSRACQTRALDLPPINPDAFNPIIIRFLEKLTEEQWRQLSIGRMDPVMRALLAEMCLEIVRFVSEAILEVIIPAIFRFVRIYSHVSPVSGKSLTESERSSSTNLKVRKRGSSKSSRSCTAKSSSSRNGSQTVLPKPQVDGESISSEPLSDFFGITEDSLLTSVQDSFKESLNNVLCIQREDQWWCLQHQGG; translated from the exons ATGTTTTCTGACTTCTTTACCTTGGTGAATGACACAGGTCCCTCTACATCTGTGGAATCCTCTGGGATGGCAGTTCAGGGGACATCTCACCAGGGACAATCTAATGAAAAGATCATAAGTGAGTGTGTCTCCAGGGCCTGTCAGACCAGGGCTCTTGACCTCCCGCCAATCAATCCGGATGCTTTCAACCCGATTATCATCCGGTTTCTGGAAAAACTTACTGAGGA GCAATGGAGGCAGTTAAGCATTGGCAGGATGGACCCT GTGATGAGGGCATTGCTTGCAGAGATGTGCCTGGAGATTGTGCGGTTTGTATCTGAGGCCATCCTGGAGGTCATCATCCCTGCAATTTTCCGTTTTGTACGGATATACAGCCATGTGTCTCCAGTATCCGGCAAGTCTCTGACAGAATCAGAGAGATCTTCTAGCACAAACCTGAAGGTTCGCAAGAGAGGCAGCAGCAAATCCTCAAGGTCTTGCACGGCCAAATCAAGCTCCTCTCGTAATGG GTCTCAGACAGTGTTGCCAAAACCTCAGGTAGATGGTGAGTCTATATCATCTGAGCCACTCAGTGACTTTTTTGGGATCACTGAGGACAGTCTCCTCACTAGTGTCCAGGATTCCTTCAAAGAGTCGCTGAACAATGTCCTCTGTATCCAAAGAGAGGACCAG TGGTGGTGTCTCCAGCACCAAGGTGGTTGA
- the LOC135547137 gene encoding WD repeat-containing protein 75-like, giving the protein MVAHAEIRVVHLGGSKINFREPVITNDSRFLLCASGESVKVYSSSSEECVHDLQGHTDLVSGIVRNPSNHLQVYSCSADGTVRLWDFTDGILIKTFIIGYPIYSIYVSENHGGVVFVVVPMANDKSSELFQLVAVHLPLSGDQEVEARELSAVLCDVSPSGAASFGRKGEYIAAVKGLQLEVFFFKKQKSHRFFLKSGNKKGAKNAFTCVSCHPKEDCIATGHEDGKIRLWRNFNQKKEYTYSTLHWHHGAVNTLQFTPEGTNLLSGGIESVLVQWHYTQENQKDFLPRLGGAITHIAVSPDGSLFCTSHSDNKITIIQSCVKVSAIIQGLVKGEGVRTDLTIDPRSKALVLNGKPGHLQFYSLHRDKLLYNLDIVQQEYIHEEGLDQFEVVKAAFDTRGDWLATVEERTQKGSELEINLKLWAYDEQTQSFMLNTTVTAPHEDKITAMCFSPSPETTMLVTISFDGHFKAWLLADHSDTKEGASWSCDFVGGYHHLKPGCCCFSADGSLLAVGFQEVVTVWSPSWELLTTLSQPPGAIRDLCFGRLSCSKYLLGTSTKNQLCCWNLLTCSLEWSTPVDVSLLQADPLSENMVAFCSQSGCSDLFVFKPCEPRPLYSQKALCTGKVQRAVFAPRDQMLESCEEHAQWLNRSQLYFFTQHMDLMTFSTKTEEDRLLASSKRLMVDDSVAVTPFYLLLGKHRQQQEALTNPMAERIQLPQGSIAIKELLSTPAHVLPSASFLCSMFVRSLLISSSSASKEKEPVEEEMESEEEDSEGEAELRDARQDLGGSTAWGPGDELGAPALTKAQERELRRVKHFDHSWLSSILEC; this is encoded by the exons ATGGTGGCGCACGCAGAAATACGCGTGGTTCACCTTGGTGGAAGCAAAATAAACTTCAGAGAGCCAGTTATTACAAATGATTCCAG GTTCCTCTTGTGTGCCTCGGGGGAGTCAGTGAAAGTGTACAGTTCCAGCTCCGAGGAATGCGTCCATGATTTGCAGGGACACACAGACCTGGTGTCAGGCATTGTCCGCAACCCTTCAAACCACCTGCAG GTGTACTCGTGCTCAGCAGATGGCACTGTCCGATTGTGGGACTTCACAGATGGCATCCTCATCAAG ACCTTCATTATTGGGTACCCCATCTACTCCATATACGTCTCTGAAAATCATGGAGGAGTTGTGTTTGTCGTCGTCCCAATGGCAAATGACAAAAGCTCTG aGCTGTTCCAGCTGGTGGCTGTTCATCTGCCCTTAAGTGGGGACCAGGAAGTGGAGGCGCGAGAGCTCTCGGCCGTCCTGTGTGATGTCAGCCCCTCTGGGGCTGCCTCTTTTGGCAGAAAG GGTGAATACATTGCTGCCGTCAAAGGTTTACAGCTTGAGGTGTTTTTCTTCAAGAAGCAGAAGTCTCACAG GTTTTTCCTCAAGTCAGGGAATAAGAAAGGGGCTAAGAATGCCTTCACCTGTGTCTCGTGCCACCCTAAAGAGGACTGTATCGCCACAGGTCACGAGGACGGCAAAATTCGCCTGTG GAGGAACTTCAACCAGAAGAAGGAGTACACATACTCCACCCTACACTGGCACCACGGGGCAGTCAACACACTGCAATTCACCCCTGAAG GCACCAACCTGCTAAGCGGGGGGATAGAATCGGTGCTGGTCCAGTGGCATTACACACAAGAGAACCAGAAGGACTTCCTGCCGCGCCTGGGTGGCGCAATCACACACATTGCCGTGTCACCTGACGGTTCATTGTTCTGCACCTCCCACTCTGACAACA AAATCACTATCATCCAGAGCTGTGTTAAAGTGTCGGCCATTATCCAGGGGCTGGTCAAGGGCGAGGGTGTGCGGACAGACCTGACGATCGACCCGCGTAGTAAAGCCTTGGTGCTCAACGGGAAACCAGGCCACTTGCAGTTCTACTCTCTCCATCGCGACAAGCTGCTCTACAAT TTGGACATAGTACAGCAGGAGTACATCCACGAAGAGGGTCTGGACCAGTTTGAAGTGGTCAAGGCGGCGTTCGACACCCGCGGCGACTGGCTTGCTACGGTGGAGGAGAGGACGCAAAAAGGCTCTGAGTTAGAAATCAATTTGAAACTGTGGGCGTACGATGAGCAAACTCAGAG TTTTATGCTGAACACTACAGTCACCGCCCCCCACGAGGACAAGATTACAGCCATGTGCTTCAGCCCCTCACCAGAGACCACCATGCTGGTGACCATCAGCTTCGACGGCCACTTCAAAGCCTGGCTGCTGGCAGACCACTCGGACACCAAGG AGGGCGCCTCCTGGTCATGTGACTTTGTGGGCGGGTACCACCACCTTAAGcctggctgctgctgcttctcGGCCGACGGCTCCCTATTGGCTGTCGGTTTCCAGGAAGTGGTGACTGTATGGAGCCCTTCCTGGGAGCTGCTTACCACCCTGTCCCAGCCCCCAGGGGCCATCAG GGACCTTTGTTTTGGAAGGTTAAGCTGTTCCAAGTACCTGTTGGGGACCAGCACCAAGAACCAACTCTGTTGCTGGAACCTCCTCACCTGCTCAC TGGAGTGGAGTACCCCCGTGGATGTGAGCCTGCTCCAGGCTGACCCACTGTCTGAGAACATGGTTGCCTTCTGCAGTCAGTCTGGCTGCTCCGACT TGTTTGTGTTCAAGCCCTGCGAGCCGCGGCCCCTCTACTCCCAGAAGGCCTTGTGCACAGGCAAGGTACAGCGTGCCGTCTTTGCCCCGCGCGACCAGATGCTGGAGAGCTGCGAGGAGCACGCTCAGTGGCTCAACAGATCCCAGCTCTACTTCTTCACCCAACACATG GATTTGATGACGTTTAGCACTAAGACTGAGGAGGACAGACTGTTGGCGTCTAGTAAACGG CTCATGGTGGACGACAGTGTTGCCGTGACGCCGTTCTATCTGTTGCTAGGGAAACACAGGCAGCAGCAAGAAGCGCTAACCAATCCCATGGCAGAAAGGATTCAGCTACCACAGGGTTCCATTGCCATCAAGGAG ctgCTATCCACCCCAGCCCACGTCCTGCCTTCAGCCTCGTTCCTCTGCTCTATGTTCGTACGCTCCCTGCTCATCTCCAGCTCTTCTGCCAG CAAGGAAAAGGAACCTGTAGAAGAGGAAAtggagagtgaggaagaggactCTGAAGGGGAAGCAGAGCTCCGAGACGCCAGGCAGGATCTGGGGGGGTCGACAGCATGGGGCCCAGGTGATGAGTTGGGGGCACCAGCTCTCACGAAAGCCCAGGAGCGGGAACTGAGGAGAGTGAAACATTTTGACCACAGCTGGCTCAGTAGCATCCTGGAATGTTAA